From one Pseudactinotalea sp. HY158 genomic stretch:
- a CDS encoding HNH endonuclease signature motif containing protein has protein sequence MELQQLVGEVGDDAGLVARLRQGRDTVDRVKLEQLALAATWVQWHPFVIADDYDGDEDLAGAPRLVAERARARNAIWEREGHVVTPATTGSGTGAGSDSGAGAGAMGSDSMDAPAAATTSSSSSESATGGDATAACADPAPSASGTLAGASSSPAAGEPATSSSAASGFTTSESATTGSGSGAGVSGFVASGGEHGADLGVDPGTGVRGLWTVEEFSISTFATAAGMGLGAAERLLLEAEQLRVRLPRLFARTMAGRTRVWRARTLARATLFLSEEACDYVDAQLDLVPLNFGQAQLDGLIKRALIEHMPEEYEDLEERFAAPPARDVVFKHARDGTGDTSVQAVLPVVEGRILEDVIDHLAATLTAQGWKLTAGELRSYAMGDLARLRYDGQHPLTPPETPTSEPNSGPTGAQLPGRPPDGPNDGPAGPSRCGDPNCTGNRHDDDPVTTASPVTTGVPVTTGVPVTTGVPVTTGGAGVPRGKILMYLHVQARDLFPFGIPNTGPPPPPTPGGAGGAGAAGADHGDDAAGRPATRASGPPTGPTGPLTEPTEPTGSPGPLTGSSLGIDPGRLRRTPVRIEARGIPAGTFISAAELAPMFYRPSALTPHGRPCTGDCLTRPTGPPDGPPAGPILDRRRHRSDSSRSGSSRSGGIEGTALPGTGGTDSTGVSTAPGSVEVAAEAGETVRPGTGETDTTGVSTTPGSTVVAAGAGETILLGASAGSPGSGAAGATGATGAVGATGAAGSGLACFAPEIIVRPVLDLDEPLATDCYTPSERLREQLVLAEDRCAFPWCTRTARACDLDHIQAWHTTRPRTGPNAGAEVATGGATCLCNLAPLCRAHHRLKTHARAAAASHGRHAAWTYVKLDTGTYLWTGPHGLRLLRTPWGTYDTQNTGIQNTDIHEPDEPGQTSKTSDHRDSNGPNGVDGVGGPNDPTDLTGSNGPTGVGGSTGPTGPTDSIGTTDATGATGATGATGVGGASERSANGAMSPQRERANRAHWSEATLENRDILEACNHDIIKRADQARAARRLAEEAAADACRLDEPPF, from the coding sequence ATGGAACTTCAGCAGCTGGTGGGCGAGGTGGGCGATGATGCCGGCCTGGTCGCTCGGCTGCGTCAGGGCCGCGATACCGTGGATCGGGTCAAGTTGGAGCAGCTCGCGTTGGCGGCGACGTGGGTGCAGTGGCATCCGTTCGTCATCGCCGATGACTATGACGGCGATGAGGACCTGGCCGGTGCGCCGCGGCTCGTGGCCGAACGCGCCCGTGCCCGCAACGCGATCTGGGAGCGGGAGGGCCACGTGGTCACCCCGGCCACGACCGGATCCGGCACCGGGGCCGGATCCGACTCCGGGGCCGGCGCGGGTGCCATGGGCTCTGATTCGATGGATGCCCCGGCGGCCGCCACCACGTCGTCCTCCTCCAGCGAGTCCGCCACCGGCGGTGACGCCACCGCCGCGTGTGCCGATCCCGCGCCCTCGGCCAGTGGCACGCTTGCAGGTGCTTCCTCCTCTCCCGCGGCCGGCGAGCCGGCCACCTCCAGCTCCGCGGCCTCCGGCTTCACCACCTCTGAATCCGCCACGACCGGATCCGGCTCCGGGGCCGGGGTCTCGGGGTTCGTGGCCTCGGGTGGTGAGCACGGGGCCGATCTGGGGGTCGATCCGGGCACGGGGGTGCGGGGGTTGTGGACGGTGGAGGAGTTCTCGATCTCGACGTTCGCGACCGCGGCCGGGATGGGTCTGGGCGCGGCCGAGCGGCTGCTGCTGGAGGCCGAGCAGTTGCGGGTGCGGCTACCGCGCCTGTTCGCCCGGACCATGGCCGGGCGGACGCGGGTGTGGCGGGCCCGGACCCTCGCCCGGGCGACCCTGTTCCTCTCGGAAGAGGCATGTGACTACGTCGATGCCCAACTCGACCTCGTGCCCTTGAACTTCGGGCAGGCCCAGCTCGATGGCCTGATCAAGCGGGCCCTGATCGAGCACATGCCCGAGGAGTACGAAGACCTCGAGGAACGCTTCGCCGCGCCACCGGCACGAGACGTCGTGTTCAAGCACGCACGCGACGGGACCGGGGACACGAGCGTGCAGGCCGTCCTGCCCGTCGTGGAGGGCCGCATCCTCGAAGACGTCATCGACCACCTCGCCGCCACCCTCACCGCCCAGGGCTGGAAGCTGACCGCGGGCGAGTTGCGCTCCTACGCCATGGGCGACCTCGCCCGGCTCCGCTACGACGGCCAACACCCCCTCACCCCACCCGAGACCCCCACCAGCGAGCCGAACAGTGGGCCGACCGGTGCCCAGCTGCCCGGCAGACCACCCGACGGGCCGAACGATGGGCCGGCAGGGCCGAGCCGGTGTGGGGATCCGAACTGCACCGGCAACCGCCACGACGACGACCCGGTGACCACCGCCAGCCCGGTGACCACGGGCGTCCCGGTGACCACGGGCGTCCCGGTGACCACGGGCGTCCCGGTGACCACGGGTGGGGCGGGTGTGCCGCGTGGCAAGATCTTGATGTACTTGCACGTCCAGGCCCGTGACCTGTTCCCCTTCGGCATCCCGAACACCGGCCCACCACCACCGCCGACACCCGGCGGCGCCGGAGGTGCCGGAGCTGCGGGAGCCGATCACGGCGATGACGCCGCCGGCAGGCCCGCCACGCGCGCATCCGGGCCCCCGACCGGGCCGACCGGGCCGCTGACCGAGCCCACCGAGCCGACTGGGTCGCCTGGGCCGCTGACTGGGTCGTCGTTGGGGATTGATCCCGGCCGGTTGCGGCGGACGCCGGTGCGTATCGAGGCCCGCGGCATCCCGGCCGGCACGTTCATCAGCGCCGCCGAACTCGCCCCGATGTTCTACCGGCCATCCGCGCTCACCCCGCACGGACGCCCCTGCACCGGTGACTGCCTCACCCGGCCCACCGGCCCGCCCGACGGCCCGCCCGCGGGCCCGATCCTCGACCGGCGCAGGCACCGATCTGACAGCAGCCGATCTGGCAGCAGCCGATCTGGCGGCATTGAGGGGACAGCCCTGCCCGGAACCGGCGGGACCGACAGCACAGGTGTGTCCACCGCTCCCGGATCCGTCGAGGTCGCCGCCGAGGCCGGCGAGACCGTCCGGCCCGGAACCGGCGAGACCGACACCACAGGTGTGTCCACCACTCCCGGATCCACCGTAGTCGCCGCCGGGGCCGGCGAGACCATCCTGCTCGGGGCGTCGGCCGGCAGCCCCGGCTCCGGTGCTGCCGGTGCTACGGGTGCTACGGGTGCTGTCGGTGCTACGGGTGCGGCCGGTAGCGGGTTGGCGTGTTTCGCGCCGGAGATCATCGTTCGTCCGGTCCTGGACCTGGACGAGCCACTCGCCACGGACTGCTACACCCCGTCCGAGCGGCTGCGTGAACAACTCGTCCTGGCCGAGGATCGATGCGCCTTCCCCTGGTGTACCCGCACCGCCCGCGCCTGCGACCTGGACCATATCCAGGCCTGGCACACCACCCGGCCCCGCACCGGCCCGAACGCCGGCGCCGAGGTCGCCACCGGCGGGGCGACCTGCCTGTGCAACCTCGCCCCGCTGTGTCGGGCGCATCACCGGCTCAAGACCCACGCCCGCGCCGCCGCCGCGTCCCACGGCCGGCACGCGGCCTGGACCTACGTCAAACTCGATACCGGCACCTACCTGTGGACCGGCCCCCACGGCCTCCGGCTCCTACGCACCCCGTGGGGCACCTACGACACCCAGAACACCGGCATCCAGAACACCGACATCCACGAACCAGACGAGCCGGGTCAGACGAGCAAGACGAGCGACCACCGTGACTCGAACGGTCCGAACGGCGTGGACGGCGTGGGCGGCCCGAACGACCCGACCGACCTGACCGGCTCGAACGGTCCGACCGGCGTGGGCGGCTCGACCGGCCCGACCGGCCCGACCGACTCAATCGGCACGACCGACGCAACCGGCGCGACCGGCGCAACCGGTGCGACCGGCGTGGGCGGCGCGAGCGAACGGTCCGCGAACGGGGCGATGTCCCCGCAGCGGGAACGGGCGAACCGGGCCCACTGGTCCGAGGCCACCCTCGAGAACCGGGACATCCTCGAGGCCTGCAACCACGACATCATCAAGAGAGCCGACCAGGCCCGCGCCGCCAGACGCCTAGCAGAAGAGGCCGCAGCCGACGCCTGCCGACTCGACGAACCACCCTTCTGA
- a CDS encoding PspC domain-containing protein yields the protein MHSTQEQTSPSQAPGASFFSSIRRSGIVRTQNRWGGGVAGGLARRFNIDPAIMRGVFVIVTLFSGVGLLVYGLCWALLPEETDGRIHLEEAMSGRFDAALAAAGAALVIGLARPGLWFAPFGGSGAWGIFIAIIAVGAVVALVAVARSRSSDGDGAGASGPGASGPTGATGGPPGQEGAGAPAATAEPTAHTGAVAISETRALPVASAAAGRSEPEMDTSRRVTEDPAPMAPTERFEAARAGAAPTEQLAPVSSDPAATEKLGAGPAAAGPAGATDAAPPLWSGQPRPYPQAPPQADPTAPTGQTGPTGPSGPTGPWGQYRAPMPSRRRTSRPGYRLVLLGLAGVFLVLAGVLLAWFSGYVSMAMPPLVMAGGSLVAVGVVVTIAGLLGRRGGLLSLVSVVGLVVAGGLVIGGFDNYGSGALTWDSSRTIAHAPATYQVTDRADLERFEAWYSQNSSGPTVLDFTTAASSVDEAGLDLGSIALPPGASLDLRIPADVPFDVRVTGENAWVDAWDLSGVRAHATRAVQNWGPEQWVLGAGGSLDFTSALVGEPLRLHLDAPESAISIQFVQEQS from the coding sequence ATGCACAGCACACAGGAGCAGACCTCACCGTCGCAGGCGCCGGGGGCATCGTTCTTCTCGTCGATCCGCCGGTCCGGGATCGTTCGCACTCAGAACCGGTGGGGCGGCGGCGTGGCCGGCGGGCTCGCCCGGCGGTTCAACATCGATCCCGCGATCATGCGCGGGGTCTTCGTGATCGTGACGCTCTTCAGCGGCGTGGGCCTGCTCGTGTACGGGCTGTGCTGGGCGCTGCTGCCGGAGGAGACCGACGGGCGGATCCACCTGGAGGAGGCGATGTCCGGGCGCTTCGACGCCGCCCTTGCCGCGGCGGGTGCGGCCCTCGTGATCGGGCTCGCCCGGCCGGGGCTGTGGTTCGCCCCGTTCGGGGGCAGCGGCGCGTGGGGGATCTTCATCGCGATCATCGCCGTAGGCGCGGTCGTCGCCCTCGTCGCGGTGGCCCGGTCGCGCTCGTCGGACGGGGACGGGGCGGGCGCTTCCGGGCCGGGCGCTTCCGGGCCGACGGGAGCGACGGGCGGGCCACCGGGGCAGGAGGGTGCCGGGGCACCAGCGGCCACGGCGGAACCCACCGCGCACACCGGGGCGGTGGCGATCTCCGAGACCAGGGCGTTGCCGGTGGCGTCCGCGGCGGCAGGCCGCTCGGAGCCGGAGATGGACACGTCTCGGCGGGTGACCGAGGACCCCGCGCCCATGGCGCCGACCGAACGGTTCGAGGCTGCCCGGGCGGGGGCGGCACCCACGGAGCAGCTCGCGCCGGTGTCCTCGGATCCGGCAGCCACCGAGAAGTTGGGGGCGGGACCGGCGGCGGCCGGTCCCGCCGGTGCGACCGATGCCGCACCGCCGTTGTGGAGCGGGCAGCCCCGGCCGTATCCCCAGGCTCCCCCGCAGGCCGACCCGACCGCCCCGACCGGACAAACAGGGCCGACCGGGCCGAGCGGGCCAACCGGGCCGTGGGGGCAGTACCGGGCGCCGATGCCGTCGCGCCGCCGCACTTCGCGGCCGGGCTATCGACTCGTGCTGCTGGGCCTCGCGGGGGTGTTCCTCGTGCTCGCAGGCGTCCTGCTCGCATGGTTCAGCGGATACGTCTCGATGGCGATGCCGCCGCTGGTCATGGCCGGCGGCTCGCTCGTCGCCGTCGGCGTGGTCGTCACGATCGCCGGCCTGCTCGGGCGGAGGGGCGGCCTGCTCTCGCTCGTGTCGGTCGTCGGGCTCGTCGTCGCCGGAGGCCTCGTGATCGGCGGCTTCGACAACTACGGGTCGGGGGCCCTCACGTGGGACTCCAGCCGCACGATCGCCCACGCCCCCGCCACGTATCAGGTGACCGACCGGGCCGATCTCGAACGCTTCGAGGCCTGGTACTCGCAGAATTCCAGTGGACCGACCGTCCTCGACTTCACGACGGCAGCCTCATCGGTCGATGAGGCGGGCCTCGATCTCGGCAGCATCGCGCTCCCGCCGGGCGCATCGCTCGACCTGCGAATCCCGGCCGACGTGCCCTTCGACGTCCGGGTCACCGGCGAGAACGCGTGGGTGGATGCGTGGGACCTCTCCGGAGTGAGGGCTCACGCCACCCGCGCGGTGCAGAACTGGGGCCCGGAGCAATGGGTCCTCGGCGCCGGCGGCAGTCTCGATTTCACCTCGGCCCTCGTGGGCGAGCCACTCCGGCTGCACCTCGACGCGCCCGAGTCCGCGATCAGTATCCAGTTCGTACAGGAGCAGTCATGA
- a CDS encoding ATP-binding protein: MTPTPRPELRRPHAGRRLAGVCAGLADHLGLPVRSVRWAFVGATVALGAGALMYAWLWAVVPGGDTPGPSRLAPRLRSLRTRVSNRELVLAGALLAVAVLLLALRGNIAGGASWIIAFVLVCLGAALAWSELGRGDDAARPRSVVLARVVAGCGLAAVGVVLFAGRGRTLDLIVWAAGVGLLLVAAVAVVLAPVGLRMWQDLGSERAARARESERADIAAHLHDSVLQTLALIRSRAEDPEAVRRLARSQERQLRDWLYTDPASPEGSIARQVEAVAAEVEERYGRQIDAITVGDDVPGAGAAALVAATREALTNAVRHGAAPVSLYLEVAPAEIEVYVRDRGEGFDLEAVPADRHGVRESIVMRMRRHGGSARIRTGRGQGTEVRLAMPRAGARDPAARVGQDEAAGPGGHEHRSARGDDREGVR, from the coding sequence GTGACGCCCACGCCCCGACCCGAGCTGCGCCGTCCCCACGCGGGCCGGCGGCTCGCCGGGGTGTGCGCCGGCCTCGCCGATCACCTCGGGCTGCCGGTCCGATCGGTGCGGTGGGCGTTCGTCGGCGCCACGGTCGCACTCGGCGCGGGGGCGTTGATGTACGCGTGGCTGTGGGCGGTCGTGCCCGGCGGCGACACCCCCGGGCCGAGCCGCCTCGCCCCGCGGCTGCGTTCGTTGCGCACCCGGGTGTCGAATCGCGAACTCGTGCTGGCGGGGGCGCTGCTCGCGGTCGCGGTCCTGCTGCTGGCGCTGCGCGGCAACATCGCCGGCGGCGCCTCGTGGATCATCGCGTTCGTGCTCGTGTGTCTCGGCGCCGCGCTCGCGTGGAGCGAGTTGGGGCGTGGGGACGACGCAGCTCGCCCCCGGTCCGTCGTGCTCGCCCGCGTGGTGGCCGGGTGTGGGCTCGCGGCCGTCGGGGTCGTGCTGTTCGCCGGGCGCGGTCGCACCCTCGACCTCATCGTCTGGGCCGCCGGGGTCGGGCTGCTCCTTGTGGCCGCGGTCGCGGTGGTGCTCGCACCGGTCGGGCTGAGGATGTGGCAGGACCTGGGCAGCGAGCGGGCGGCACGCGCACGGGAGTCGGAACGGGCCGACATCGCCGCGCACCTGCACGATTCGGTGCTGCAGACCCTCGCGCTCATCCGCTCCCGGGCCGAGGACCCGGAGGCCGTGCGGCGGCTGGCGCGCTCGCAGGAGCGGCAGCTGCGCGACTGGCTGTACACGGATCCGGCCTCGCCGGAGGGCTCGATCGCGCGCCAGGTCGAGGCGGTGGCCGCGGAGGTGGAGGAACGCTACGGCCGGCAGATCGACGCGATCACCGTGGGCGACGACGTGCCCGGTGCCGGCGCCGCCGCGCTCGTGGCCGCGACCCGGGAGGCGCTGACGAACGCGGTCCGGCACGGGGCCGCGCCGGTGAGCCTGTACCTCGAGGTCGCGCCGGCCGAGATCGAGGTGTACGTGCGGGACCGCGGCGAGGGCTTCGACCTCGAGGCCGTGCCGGCCGACCGGCACGGGGTGCGGGAGTCGATCGTGATGCGGATGCGCCGGCACGGGGGCAGTGCCCGGATCCGCACGGGGCGGGGGCAGGGCACCGAGGTGCGG